In Xiphias gladius isolate SHS-SW01 ecotype Sanya breed wild chromosome 6, ASM1685928v1, whole genome shotgun sequence, a single genomic region encodes these proteins:
- the nek1 gene encoding serine/threonine-protein kinase Nek1 isoform X3 codes for MDKYEKVKKIGEGSFGKAILVKSKEDGRQYVIKEIGISGMSSRERQESRKEVAVLAKMSHPNIVQYKESFEEGGCLYIVMDYCEGGDLFKKINSQKGILFSEEQILAWFVQICLALKHVHDRKILHRDIKSQNIFLTKDGTVQLGDFGIARVLNSTVELARTCIGTPYYLSPEICENKPYNNKSDIWALGCVLYEMCTLKHAFEAGNMKNLVLKIIRGSYPPVSVHYSQELRSLLALLFKRNPRERPSVSSILDKPFLSCRIERFLTPQLIAQEFRHTFLHKQPKVGVLQGPPAKRPAPGSIPLAPAQKITKPATKYGVPLSVRKVSDVAKKPAERKPAVKHKPAPLPAPQRREDEEERKKHENGIRKKRMELIEKERKQREQMFLLKAEQMKRYEKEKINRINQAREQGWKHVLSSSGGSSPERKCFVGGRNRASGFGPSVPGFVQGPTPAPVPALDQMSQPHPKDISRKGSSAGPGSPIRSVQAAAGPVLPNGPAQLLNRDTIKRELQRLQLVSMQARITRQRGHMAADRADQVEEFLQRKREAMLNKVRAEGQLEYLKKLRQIRLLNFNERQQIKARLRGEKYDSDGSDSQESNEEAELRRKKIEALKAQANARAAVLKEQLEKKRREAYEREKRAWEDHLAARGVKAGMESGNVAAAAAVVAVAVSTTSESPLPQPSPSQPEPAAKAPALPASKPSTPAISMTAALKNVGAITPLKEKLPEPETATVTQSEKKQILRRLNQNLKVQSPVEEAEVSLPPPAEQSPAPQQNQPDTENHHSLNGDRKKWDAAELPVLPVVQQTLGETCATTTTTSVSPPEDRPSSAGDRKKWEAGIPLVLSVAQQTLEETGIATIEQTAGEVIQMGLLQEENPRKVWGVNPDSQVLRVLQEAELQPLTQQLENVTICGKEVPSPDKPNQAAVPDIFRTPKEALTSKPTPSAVLQSPEFQRECAAPTEASHQDVAGTAERMTLPPNLTETQDPADLESVVLEETPKQASHLQAGVQQAWEKEAQQPLPPEGIKRPTGTKESEKSTDKRAESSGLAQCEEPLFMKLCSPAHRRTAALAILSAQSSMDDSSSSMASRSRSVSPLRSKHHNSLLIGLSTGMFDANNPKMLRTCSLPDLSRLFSAQQDSAVASDANVAPDNNLEIEDLDEGAKDDDQSETEDAYEDEDLRDIRASMERLLQEEGDLMRSSPEVGAGDFNGNPPESEDQEFFNRIAAEIDQDNNQMAVDDDDDEDDEEEDEEEEAEEEEEEEEEDEDEDEDEDEECSNGSPGDEEAGELLTNGVGEENHSNKSHLNEEWHSDGSGEDQGGEAEHHDSIFSRLEELRFNLEQQMGFEKFIEAYNKIKAIHEDEDENIDLGSSLVLSILGTEHQHLYSNILHLVMADGAYQEDNDE; via the exons ATGGACAAGTACGAAAAGGTGAAGAAAATTGGGGAAGGCTCATTTGGAAAGGCCATCCTTGTCAAATCAAAAGAGGATGGACGCCAGTATGTCATCAAGGAGATTGGCATATCTGGA ATGTCAAGTAGAGAGAGGCAGGAATCTCGAAAAGAAGTTGCTGTTCTTGCCAAAATGAGTCATCCCAACATTGTCCAGTATAAGGAGTCTTTTGAAG AGGGGGGCTGTCTGTATATTGTGATGGACTACTGTGAGGGTGGAGACCTCTTCAAGAAGATCAACTCTCAGAAAGGAATACTGTTCTCAGAAGAGCAA ATCCTGGCTTGGTTTGTGCAGATTTGCTTGGCACTGAAGCATGTACATGATAGGAAAATTCTCCACAGGGACATCAAATCCCAG AACATATTTTTGACAAAAGATGGGACTGTGCAACTTGGGGACTTTGGAATTGCAAGGGTGCTGAACAG CACTGTAGAACTGGCGAGAACGTGTATAGGAACACCATATTACCTATCACCAGAAATCTGCGAAAATAAACCATACAACAACAAAAG TGATATTTGGGCCCTAGGGTGTGTCCTGTATGAAATGTGCACTCTTAAGCATGCA TTTGAGGCTGGCAACATGAAGAACCTAGTTCTGAAGATCATTCGTGGCTCTTACCCTCCTGTGTCTGTTCACTACTCTCAAGAACTCCGCTCTCTCCTGGCACTGCTGTTTAAACGCAACCCCCGGGAAAGGCCCTCAGTTAGCAGCATTCTGGACAAACCTTTCCTGTCCTGTAGGATAGAGAGGTTCCTCACACCGCAG CTCATCGCTCAGGAATTCCGCCATACTTTTCTTCACAAGCAGCCTAAAGTGGGTGTCTTGCAGGGGCCACCAG CCAAGCGTCCTGCCCCTGGCTCCATACCACTTGCCCCTGCCCAGAAGATAACCAAACCAGCTACCAAATACGGAGTGCCTTTATCTGTGAGGAAGGTGTCAGATGTTGCCAAAAAGCCTGCAGAGAGGAAACCCGCTGTAAAACATAAACCG GCCCCTCTCCCAGCACCCCAGAGAAGAGAGGAcgaggaagagaggaaaaaacatgag AATGGCATCAGAAAGAAAAGGATGGAGCTGAttgagaaagaaaggaaacagagagagcag ATGTTCCTGTTGAAAGCAGAGCAAATGAAGAgatatgaaaaggaaaag atcaATCGTATAAACCAAGCCAGAGAACAAGGCTGGAAGCATGTCTTGAGTTCTAGTGGAGGTAGCAGCCCAGAGAGGAAG TGTTTTGTAGGTGGTCGAAATAGGGCTTCAGGTTTTGGCCCCTCTGTCCCAGGCTTTGTTCAGGGGCCTACTCCAGCCCCTGTCCCTGCTCTGGACCAAATGTCTCAACCACACCCTAAGGACATCAGCAGGAAGGGATCCTCAGCAGGACCAGGCAGTCCCATTCG AAGTgtacaggctgctgctggtccAGTGCTGCCCAATGGTCCCGCCCAACTACTAAACCGGGATACAATCAAGAGAGAACTTCAGAGGCTGCAACTCGTTTCTATGCAAGCTCGTATCACTAG GCAGCGTGGTCACATGGCTGCTGACCGGGCTGATCAGGTTGAGGAGTTTTTACAACGTAAGAGAGAAGCTATGCTCAACAAAGTCCGTGCTGAGGGGCAACTG GAGTACTTGAAGAAACTGAGGCAGATCCGCTTGCTGAACTTCAATGAGCGCCAGCAGATCAAAGCCCGACTCAGAGGAGAGAAG TATGACAGTGATGGTTCAGACAGCCAGGAGTCTAATGAGGAGGCAGAGCTCAGGAGGAAGAAGATAGAGGCTTTAAAA GCCCAAGCAAATGCCCGTGCTGCCGTACTGAAAGAGCAActagagaagaagaggagagaagcatatgagagagaaaagagagcctGGGAGGACCAT CTGGCAGCACGGGGGGTAAAGGCTGGAATGGAATCAGGAAACgtggcagcggcggcggcggtggtagcagtagcagtatcaACTACCTCTGAAAGTCCTCTTCCACAGCCCAGTCCTTCTCAGCCAGAACCAGCTGCCAAAGCTCCTGCCCTGCCTGCATCCAAACCCTCCACCCCAGCTATATCCATGACTGCTGCCCTGAAGAATGTTGGAGCA ATTACTCCACTAAAAGAAAAATTGCCTGAGCCAGAGACTGCTACAGTCACCCAA AGTGAGAAAAAGCAGATACTGCGCAGACTTAACCAGAACCTAAAAGTCCAGAGTCCAGTGGAGGAGGCTGAGGTGTCGCTTCCACCCCCTGCAGAACAGAGTCCTGCTCCCCAGCAGAACCAGCCTGACACAGAGAATCATCACTCTTTGAACGGAGACCGAAAGAAGTGGGATGCAGCAGAACTGCCTGTACTTCCTGTGGTTCAGCAAACACTAGGGGAAACCTGTGCCACGACAACTA CCACCTCAGTGTCTCCACCGGAAGACAGACCGTCTTCTGCTGGAGATAGGAAGAAGTGGGAGGCAGGAATTCCTCTTGTCCTCTCTGTAGCCCAACAAACTCTAGAGGAGACGGGCATCGCAACCATTG AGCAAACAGCGGGTGAGGTTATACAGATGGGTTTGCTACAGGAAGAAAATCCTAGGAAGGTGTGGGGAGTGAATCCAGACTCTCAGGTTTTGAGAGTCCTTCAGGAGGCAGAGCTTCAGCCTCTCACCCAGCAGCTGGAGAATGTCACCATCTGTGGGAAAGAGGTTCCCAGTCCCG ATAAGCCAAACCAGGCCGCAGTACCTGACATTTTCAGGACACCTAAAGAAGCGTTGACCTCTAAGCCAACACCATCTGCTGTGCTTCAGAGCCCTGAGTTTCAGAGAGAGTGTGCAGCTCCAACAGAGGCCTCACATCAGGATGTGGCCGGCACAGCAGAAAGAATGACACTGCCACCCAACCTTACTGAAACTCAGG ATCCAGCAGACTTGGAGTCTGTGGTTTTGGAAGAGACACCTAAACAGGCCTCACATCTCCAAGCTGGTGTGCAGCAAGCATGGGAGAAGGAAGCCCAACAGCCATT GCCACCAGAGGGCATTAAAAGACCAACAGGCACCAAGGAGAGTGAGAAAAGCACAGACAAACGAGCAGAATCTTCTG GTTTAGCACAGTGCGAGGAGCCTCTGTTTATGAAGTTATGCTCCCCGGCCCACCGACGCACTGCTGCCCTTGCAATCCTCTCAGCCCAGTCCTCTATGGATGATTCATCCTCCTCTATGGCCTCTCGCTCACGCTCCGTCTCACCTCTGCGCTCCAAACACCACAACTCCCTCCTCATTGGTCTCTCTACGGGCATGTTTGACGCAAACAACCCCAAG ATGCTGCGGACCTGCTCTCTTCCAGATCTCAGTCGTCTCTTCAGTGCTCAACAGGACTCTGCGGTGGCTAGTGATGCTAATGTTGCCCCAGACAACAACCTGGAAATCGAGGACCTGGATGAGGGAGCCAAAGATGATGACCAGTCAGAGACTGAAGA TGCATATGAGGATGAAGACCTGCGGGACATCAGGGCCTCCATGGAGAGACTGCTGCAAGAAGAGGGTGACTTAATGAGGAGCTCTCCAGAGGTTGGAGCGGGCGACTTTAATGGAAACCCTCCAGAGAGCGAAGACCAGGAGTTTTTTAATAGGATAGCAGCTGAGATCGATCAGGACAACAATCAGATGGCTGTagatgacgacgacgacgaggatgatgaagaagaggatgaggaggaagaagccgaggaggaggaggaggaggaggaggaggatgaggatgaggatgaggatgaggacgaGGAATGCTCCAATGGGAGTCCTGGTGATGAGGAGGCAGGGGAGTTGCTTACCAATGGCGTGGGAGAAGAGAACCACAGTAACAAGAGCCATCTCAATGAAGAGTGGCATTCAG ACGGCAGTGGGGAGGACCAGGGCGGGGAGGCTGAGCATCATGACAGCATCTTCAGTCGGCTGGAAGAGCTTCGCTTCAACCTGGAGCAGCAGATGGGCTTTGAGAAGTTCATTGAGGCCTATAATAAGATTAAg GCTATacatgaagatgaagatgagaatATTGACCTGGGCTCCAGTTTGGTCCTCAGCATTTTGGGAACTGAGCACCAGCATCTGTATTCTAACATCCTGCATCTAGTGATGGCAGATGGTGCATACCAAGAAG ATAATGATGAATAA